One Streptomyces coeruleorubidus DNA segment encodes these proteins:
- a CDS encoding methyltransferase codes for MSEIKSYLRSLERSRDSMRAEHRPGVFSLRGRQWDLHDGVFAPLHAGTTEIVLDMLGLCDPVGPPRRGSFLEIGCGTGVVAVTAALAGCERVVASDINAEAVANAALNARRHQVADRVRAVHSDLFEALPAGERFDTIVWSSPYVRAPEEYRFTTALERAYVDPGYEAHRRYVDEAPRRLTKDGRALLHFSSRGDLDGLHRIAGETGRRLRVLRKLAIVDRGDVVEHFLVEIRSGEGLSEVYDAAARGGLRTRAARTVAQPA; via the coding sequence ATGTCCGAGATCAAGAGTTATCTACGTTCGCTCGAACGCAGCCGGGACTCCATGCGGGCGGAGCACCGGCCCGGGGTCTTCTCGCTGCGCGGAAGGCAGTGGGACCTGCACGACGGGGTCTTCGCCCCTCTGCACGCGGGCACGACCGAGATCGTCCTGGACATGCTCGGCCTTTGCGACCCCGTAGGCCCTCCTCGGCGCGGCTCGTTCCTGGAGATCGGCTGCGGCACCGGGGTCGTCGCCGTGACCGCCGCCCTCGCGGGCTGCGAGCGGGTCGTCGCCTCGGACATCAACGCCGAGGCGGTGGCGAACGCCGCGCTCAACGCGCGGCGGCACCAAGTCGCCGACCGGGTGCGAGCCGTGCACAGCGACCTCTTCGAAGCGCTGCCCGCCGGGGAGCGCTTCGACACCATCGTCTGGAGTTCGCCGTACGTCCGCGCACCGGAGGAGTACCGGTTCACCACTGCCCTGGAACGCGCCTATGTGGATCCCGGATACGAAGCGCATCGCAGGTACGTGGACGAGGCGCCGCGCCGGCTGACGAAGGACGGCCGGGCCCTGCTGCACTTCAGCAGCAGAGGGGACTTGGACGGACTGCACCGGATCGCCGGGGAGACGGGGCGGCGGCTGCGGGTGCTCAGGAAGCTCGCCATCGTCGACCGGGGAGACGTGGTCGAGCACTTCCTGGTGGAAATCCGTTCCGGCGAGGGGCTGTCGGAGGTGTACGACGCTGCCGCGCGCGGCGGGCTGCGCACCCGGGCCGCCCGAACGGTGGCTCAGCCCGCCTGA
- a CDS encoding helix-turn-helix domain-containing protein yields the protein MTGVTGGLASATSPDVMSVLELLAEGAPAARFEELLRAARHDGASDGTLAELDQAVRLASRVQALIGHAQQREAGLAALVDTAHDLTLVHGMEALLHEIARRARRLLNFDMAYIGLRDGGDGRPCSIRAAEGETTSRSVGLKTSDDSGLGSLVQRSGAPAWSPDYLADREIPHSPDIDAVVRAEGLHAILAVPLGYGTTVFGTLYGADRKIRHFTPDEISLMRSLGKLAGVAIERARLLEETRAEVTELERDTSRARSSLDVQRRVEAAYIRLIDLVLSGCDPQTLVEAAVEELSGSLVVRDCVGRVVVVTGTPPELAEDDVLRWTYDAHATGCPVPMSEGGSEGGWVAPVAAGGENLGAIMLVPDEPLTDGFGVRLLQLTARAVALILLLQRTSTVAHDQIRDELLEELLSDIRPQPHQLIPRARRLGIAIDEPHVMVVARPEGGPEHRTAAWASSYAHRMSGLMRFRDGCVTLLIRGEDPLAAATAVSGELAPLVGHPVTVGAAGPVSGPARVAQAHREALSCLEALTELGNLGGVATPQQMGFLGVLLSETHGIGDYIESVIGPVLDYDTQRFTELTRTLDAYFAAGSSPTRAAASLHVHPNTVSRRLERITELLGADWQDPERALEIQLALRLHRTRRTLQHRHAASGGVGDTGRQASQGAGE from the coding sequence ATGACGGGGGTGACGGGGGGACTGGCGTCGGCCACCTCGCCGGATGTGATGTCCGTGCTGGAACTGCTCGCCGAGGGGGCGCCGGCGGCGCGGTTCGAGGAACTGCTGCGCGCCGCCCGGCACGACGGGGCTTCCGACGGCACCCTCGCGGAGCTAGACCAGGCCGTCCGCCTGGCCTCGCGCGTCCAGGCCCTGATCGGCCACGCACAGCAGCGGGAGGCCGGACTCGCCGCGCTCGTCGACACCGCCCACGACCTCACCCTGGTGCACGGCATGGAAGCGCTGCTGCACGAGATCGCACGACGGGCACGCCGACTGCTGAACTTCGACATGGCCTACATCGGACTGCGCGACGGGGGCGACGGACGGCCCTGCTCCATCCGCGCGGCGGAGGGCGAGACCACCTCACGCAGCGTGGGCCTGAAGACCTCCGACGACTCCGGCCTCGGCAGCCTCGTCCAGCGGAGCGGGGCGCCCGCCTGGAGCCCCGACTACCTGGCCGACAGGGAAATTCCGCACTCTCCCGACATCGATGCCGTCGTACGGGCCGAAGGCCTGCACGCCATCCTGGCGGTGCCGCTCGGCTACGGCACCACGGTCTTCGGCACCCTCTACGGCGCCGACCGGAAGATACGGCACTTCACGCCGGACGAGATCAGTCTCATGCGCTCGCTCGGCAAGCTCGCGGGCGTCGCCATCGAACGCGCGCGGCTGCTGGAGGAGACCCGCGCCGAGGTGACCGAGCTGGAACGGGACACCTCCCGCGCCAGGAGCAGTCTCGACGTGCAGCGCCGCGTCGAGGCCGCCTACATCCGGCTGATCGACCTGGTGCTCAGCGGCTGCGACCCGCAGACCCTCGTCGAAGCGGCGGTCGAGGAACTGTCAGGGTCACTGGTCGTCAGGGACTGCGTCGGCCGCGTGGTCGTCGTGACCGGTACGCCGCCCGAACTCGCCGAGGACGACGTGCTCAGGTGGACCTACGACGCCCACGCGACCGGCTGCCCGGTGCCCATGTCCGAGGGCGGCTCCGAGGGAGGCTGGGTCGCGCCGGTCGCCGCCGGCGGCGAGAACCTCGGCGCCATCATGTTGGTCCCCGACGAACCGCTCACGGACGGCTTCGGAGTGCGGTTGCTCCAGCTCACCGCGCGGGCGGTCGCCCTCATCCTGTTGCTGCAGCGCACCTCGACGGTGGCCCACGACCAGATCCGTGACGAACTGCTGGAGGAGCTGCTCAGCGACATCCGGCCGCAGCCGCACCAGTTGATCCCGCGGGCCCGCCGGCTCGGCATCGCCATCGACGAACCGCATGTGATGGTGGTGGCCCGGCCCGAGGGAGGCCCGGAGCACCGGACCGCCGCCTGGGCGTCGTCGTACGCCCATCGGATGTCCGGGCTCATGAGATTCCGTGACGGCTGCGTGACGCTGCTGATCCGCGGCGAGGACCCGCTCGCCGCGGCCACCGCCGTGTCCGGGGAGCTCGCGCCGCTCGTCGGCCATCCCGTCACGGTCGGGGCGGCCGGGCCCGTCTCCGGCCCGGCCCGTGTGGCACAGGCCCACCGCGAGGCGCTCAGCTGCCTGGAGGCACTCACCGAGCTGGGCAACCTCGGTGGTGTCGCCACCCCACAGCAGATGGGCTTCCTCGGTGTCCTGCTCTCCGAGACTCACGGCATCGGCGACTACATCGAGTCCGTGATCGGCCCCGTACTGGACTACGACACCCAGCGCTTCACCGAGCTGACCCGGACACTCGACGCGTATTTCGCCGCCGGTTCGAGCCCGACGCGCGCGGCGGCGAGCCTGCATGTTCACCCCAACACGGTGTCCAGGCGGTTGGAGCGCATCACCGAACTCCTCGGAGCCGACTGGCAGGATCCCGAACGGGCACTGGAGATCCAGCTCGCCCTCCGGCTGCACCGCACCCGGCGCACGCTGCAGCACCGGCATGCGGCCTCGGGAGGCGTAGGGGACACGGGCAGACAGGCTTCACAGGGGGCGGGTGAGTAG